Proteins from a genomic interval of Diprion similis isolate iyDipSimi1 chromosome 10, iyDipSimi1.1, whole genome shotgun sequence:
- the LOC124411226 gene encoding glycine-rich cell wall structural protein-like isoform X1 produces MMILDGRAVVGLSLLLATVSARPGGYGVKGAVGGHGHHHRGDAEDGAASAEANAHAENLSSGLGGSGAGAKANANAEAAGIGSAGGHSGANAAANAETGSHGHDGHIHDIAGPPKTSEGLTFDSNDHVPGFPHGPGQGDQHAHHHHQEHQQGAGLAINGGPGVFGEGSSGSAGSLAQGVGISQNHNADGFGHASSGSGAGHTNEAVIGGGQHAAGLNYGSSGSGAGSTNGVAIGGGQHAEGFDHGSSGSGAGSANGAVISGGHHAAGLDYGSSGSGAGSTNGAAIGGGQHAAGFDHGSSGSGAGLISGAGFKEGQGVQGHGQGQSFGAIGDSEASSLATSKSEASAGAHGGSSQSSSSSQASSSGVGDSRSKSDSSSWSSGGGSGSSASASSHAGSYTGRQLPGVKGR; encoded by the exons ATGATGATCCTCGACGGGAGAGCAGTTGTGGGATTGAGCCTCCTCCTCGCCACAGTTTCCGCTCGACCAG GTGGCTACGGAGTGAAGGGAGCCGTCGGCGGACACGGACACCATCATCGAGGCGACGCGGAGG ACGGAGCAGCATCCGCAGAAGCTAACGCACATGCTGAAAACCTAAGCAGTGGCCTCGGCGGAAGCGGAGCAGGTGCTAAAGCAAATGCTAACGCGGAGGCTGCAGGAATCGGTTCAGCTGGTGGCCACAGTGGTGCCAACGCCGCCGCCAACGCTGAAACTGGAAGCCACGGGCATGACGGCCACATTCACGACATTGCTGGACCTCCGAAAACCAGCGAAGGGTTGACATTCGACAGTAATGATCACGTCCCAGGTTTTCCACACGGCCCAGGACAGGGCGATCAGCACGCCCATCACCATCATCAGGAACATCAACAGGGAGCAGGACTCGCGATCAATGGAGGCCCCGGAGTGTTCGGCGAAGGATCTTCCGGTAGCGCCGGAAGTCTGGCTCAAGGGGTGGGAATCAGCCAGAATCACAACGCTGACGGATTCGGCCATGCATCTTCCGGTAGCGGAGCAGGTCACACGAATGAGGCGGTAATCGGTGGAGGCCAACACGCCGCAGGATTGAACTATGGATCTTCCGGTAGCGGAGCAGGTTCCACGAATGGGGTAGCAATCGGCGGAGGCCAACACGCCGAAGGATTCGACCATGGATCTTCTGGTAGCGGAGCAGGTTCCGCGAATGGGGCGGTAATCAGCGGAGGCCATCACGCCGCAGGATTGGACTATGGATCTTCCGGTAGCGGAGCAGGTTCCACGAATGGGGCGGCAATCGGTGGAGGCCAACACGCCGCAGGATTCGATCATGGATCTTCCGGTAGCGGAGCAGGTTTGATTTCTGGGGCAGGATTCAAGGAGGGCCAGGGTGTTCAAGGTCATGGTCAAGGTCAAAGTTTTGGTGCCATCGGCGATTCTGAGGCCAGTTCCTTGGCAACATCAAAGAGCGAAGCTTCAGCCGGTGCCCATGGAG GAAGTAGCCAGTCTTCCAGCTCCAGCCAAGCCTCAAGTTCCGGCGTCGGTGACAGCCGGAGCAAGAGTGATAGCAGCAGCTGGTCTTCCGGGGGTGGGAGCGGCTCTTCAGCTTCCGCAAGCAGCCATGCAGGCA GCTACACTGGAAGACAGTTGCCGGGAGTAAAGGGGCGCTAA
- the LOC124411226 gene encoding hyphally regulated cell wall protein 1-like isoform X2: MMILDGRAVVGLSLLLATVSARPGGYGVKGAVGGHGHHHRGDAEDGAASAEANAHAENLSSGLGGSGAGAKANANAEAAGIGSAGGHSGANAAANAETGSHGHDGHIHDIAGPPKTSEGLTFDSNDHVPGFPHGPGQGDQHAHHHHQEHQQGAGLAINGGPGVFGEGSSGSAGSLAQGVGISQNHNADGFGHASSGSGAGHTNEAVIGGGQHAAGLNYGSSGSGAGSTNGVAIGGGQHAEGFDHGSSGSGAGSANGAVISGGHHAAGLDYGSSGSGAGLISGAGFKEGQGVQGHGQGQSFGAIGDSEASSLATSKSEASAGAHGGSSQSSSSSQASSSGVGDSRSKSDSSSWSSGGGSGSSASASSHAGSYTGRQLPGVKGR; this comes from the exons ATGATGATCCTCGACGGGAGAGCAGTTGTGGGATTGAGCCTCCTCCTCGCCACAGTTTCCGCTCGACCAG GTGGCTACGGAGTGAAGGGAGCCGTCGGCGGACACGGACACCATCATCGAGGCGACGCGGAGG ACGGAGCAGCATCCGCAGAAGCTAACGCACATGCTGAAAACCTAAGCAGTGGCCTCGGCGGAAGCGGAGCAGGTGCTAAAGCAAATGCTAACGCGGAGGCTGCAGGAATCGGTTCAGCTGGTGGCCACAGTGGTGCCAACGCCGCCGCCAACGCTGAAACTGGAAGCCACGGGCATGACGGCCACATTCACGACATTGCTGGACCTCCGAAAACCAGCGAAGGGTTGACATTCGACAGTAATGATCACGTCCCAGGTTTTCCACACGGCCCAGGACAGGGCGATCAGCACGCCCATCACCATCATCAGGAACATCAACAGGGAGCAGGACTCGCGATCAATGGAGGCCCCGGAGTGTTCGGCGAAGGATCTTCCGGTAGCGCCGGAAGTCTGGCTCAAGGGGTGGGAATCAGCCAGAATCACAACGCTGACGGATTCGGCCATGCATCTTCCGGTAGCGGAGCAGGTCACACGAATGAGGCGGTAATCGGTGGAGGCCAACACGCCGCAGGATTGAACTATGGATCTTCCGGTAGCGGAGCAGGTTCCACGAATGGGGTAGCAATCGGCGGAGGCCAACACGCCGAAGGATTCGACCATGGATCTTCTGGTAGCGGAGCAGGTTCCGCGAATGGGGCGGTAATCAGCGGAGGCCATCACGCCGCAGGATTGGACTATGGATCTTCCGGTAGCGGAGCAG GTTTGATTTCTGGGGCAGGATTCAAGGAGGGCCAGGGTGTTCAAGGTCATGGTCAAGGTCAAAGTTTTGGTGCCATCGGCGATTCTGAGGCCAGTTCCTTGGCAACATCAAAGAGCGAAGCTTCAGCCGGTGCCCATGGAG GAAGTAGCCAGTCTTCCAGCTCCAGCCAAGCCTCAAGTTCCGGCGTCGGTGACAGCCGGAGCAAGAGTGATAGCAGCAGCTGGTCTTCCGGGGGTGGGAGCGGCTCTTCAGCTTCCGCAAGCAGCCATGCAGGCA GCTACACTGGAAGACAGTTGCCGGGAGTAAAGGGGCGCTAA